The following are from one region of the Nicotiana tabacum cultivar K326 chromosome 3, ASM71507v2, whole genome shotgun sequence genome:
- the LOC107772369 gene encoding uncharacterized protein LOC107772369: MATLCTLILPKFPQTRLTTRTRAVLTRDYKMKVPYELKQGQSRLFHKLPSGLNMEVLYQKGLQFSDPDEEQKRSHNPPLVFIHGSFHAAWCWAEHWLPFFSQNGYDCYALSLLGQGESDSPAAAVAGTLQTHAGDIADFIHKEIELPPVLLGHSFGGLIVQYYIANIRSEAVKGSDSENKSLLPSLAGAVLVCSVPPSGNSGLVWRYLFSKPIAAFKVTRSLAAKAFQNSLPLCKETFFSAAMDDQLVVRYQQLMTESSRMPLFDLRKLNASLPVPRLEDPAFKVLVVGAKDDFIVDIEGLNETGRFYDVPTVCIEGVAHDMMLDCSWTKGAQSILSWLNGLNKAGTQ; encoded by the exons ATGGCTACGCTCTGCACTTTGAttcttcccaaatttcctcaAACCAGATTAACAACCAGAACTCGTGCTGTTCTAACTAGAGATTACAAAATGAAGGTTCCTTATGAACTGAAGCAGGGACAATCCCGTCTTTTTCACAAGCTCCCATCTGGACTAAACATGGAGGTTCTCTACCAGAAAGGACTTCAATTCAGTGACCCAGATGAGGAACAGAAAAGATCTCATAACCCACCGTTAGTATTTATTCATGGAAGTTTTCATGCAGCTTGGTGCTGGGCTGAACATTGGCTTCCTTTCTTTTCCCAAAATGGATATGATTGTTACGCTCTCAGCTTGCTGGGTCAG GGAGAAAGTGATTCACCTGCTGCAGCAGTTGCAGGTACGCTCCAG ACGCATGCAGGTGATATAGCTGACTTCATCCACAAAGAGATCGAGTTGCCACCAGTATTGCTTGGACATTCATTTGGGGGGCTTATTGTTCAGTATTACATTGCAAATATTAGAAGTGAAGCAGTAAAAG GATCTGATTCAGAAAATAAAAGCTTATTGCCCAGTCTTGCTGGAGCTGTGCTCGTTTGCTCAGTACCCCCTTCGGGTAATAG CGGTTTAGTATGGCGATATCTCTTTTCCAAGCCTATTGCTGCTTTCAAG GTAACTCGGAGCCTGGCAGCCAAAGCTTTTCAAAATTCTTTACCTCTTTGTAAAGAAACATTTTTCTCAGCAGCAATGGACGATCAGCTGGTTGTGCG tTACCAACAGCTAATGACGGAAAGCTCAAGGATGCCTTTGTTTGATCTAAGAAAGCTCAACGCATCTCTTCCTGTCCCTCGACTCGAGGATCCTGCATTTAAAGTACTCGTAGTGGGTGCAAAGGATGATTTCATTGTG GACATAGAGGGACTCAATGAAACAGGAAGGTTTTATGACGTCCCGACAGTCTGTATTGAAGGGGTTGCTCATGATATGATGTTAGATTGCTCATGGACAAAGGGTGCACAATCGATTCTATCATGGTTAAACGGCTTAAATAAAGCTGGGACACAATAA